The following coding sequences lie in one Halarsenatibacter silvermanii genomic window:
- a CDS encoding ParA family protein: MANIISIVNQKGGVGKTTTTHNLGYALAEQDKNTLIMDLDPQMNLSNTVGIDCYAQKQSIYDVLKDKELPLGSVIKSSDHERMDIIPSAFELSGAEIEFTRRISSASLLSRSITNSIREEYDFIIIDCPPALGILTINALSASDYVIIPMQAEVYALYGIDMLLSTIEEIQEETNSDLKIMGVLITMHDGRLRLHKEMTEKINDYFKDKVFDTLIKTNTTLKEAQSNSKSIFEYDGRARGAKNYEALAREVIEICQTREVR, translated from the coding sequence ATGGCAAATATAATCAGCATAGTAAACCAAAAAGGTGGAGTAGGCAAAACAACAACTACACATAATCTGGGTTATGCACTGGCCGAACAGGATAAAAATACATTGATTATGGATCTTGACCCGCAGATGAATCTTTCCAATACAGTAGGTATTGATTGTTATGCTCAAAAACAGTCAATATATGACGTCTTAAAGGATAAAGAACTGCCTTTGGGAAGTGTTATCAAAAGCAGCGATCACGAAAGGATGGATATAATACCATCTGCTTTTGAACTCTCCGGCGCCGAAATTGAATTCACACGTCGAATAAGTTCAGCTTCATTATTATCCAGATCTATAACCAATTCAATCAGAGAAGAATACGATTTTATAATTATAGATTGTCCGCCTGCCCTCGGTATATTGACAATCAATGCTCTGAGTGCTTCTGATTATGTAATTATTCCCATGCAGGCTGAAGTTTATGCTCTTTACGGCATAGATATGCTGCTTTCAACCATTGAGGAGATACAGGAAGAGACAAATTCCGATCTCAAAATAATGGGAGTATTGATCACAATGCATGACGGCCGACTTCGGTTACATAAAGAAATGACTGAAAAAATCAATGACTATTTTAAGGATAAAGTCTTCGATACTCTGATTAAAACAAATACAACCCTAAAAGAAGCCCAGAGCAACAGCAAATCGATCTTTGAATACGACGGCAGAGCCCGAGGGGCTAAAAATTATGAGGCACTTGCCAGGGAGGTCATCGAAATATGTCAGACAAGGGAGGTTCGATGA